A single genomic interval of Drosophila virilis strain 15010-1051.87 chromosome 2, Dvir_AGI_RSII-ME, whole genome shotgun sequence harbors:
- the LOC6629295 gene encoding dynein regulatory complex subunit 5: MDFTYCEFPSTVSIDTFKAYFDPKDVKLPQVNSKSLDHFQLETDEGQANQAKSLRQLVLDAIVSNWNELPLYRQLRRRQDRNYILSQLDTQLPLQLLSSHIRDDYFWRRCYELRWRLAPMQARGRERRWINIYMERHVQEFIENMQTGDYEQDGNVQAALDICAAYINQLEINLLQPPPPGSESNDHIPLDYLLSNLPDLRRLRLSYSTKTAGINYQIGCNQLTARDILLLAKGLSQCYELRKFCLHNTKLLAYQLRFLAHSLDKGCHHLKELSLLHCAVGDAGIRCFLETCGKESFATLTDLDLTNNKITEEGAYTLSRTLTHVPLQRLVLRLNPIQSDGAAAIFNTLQLMPIRQLDMASCFISESITKLFMILICQQKTLLCIDLSNNYLGEDFGKHLLKIINCNKMLEELDLRNTGVPLATRRKFQEILIKNAERKKHEALKQQKRDQFNAMIKF; encoded by the exons ATGGATTTCACGTATTGCGAATTCCCCAGCACCGTCTCTATTGACACCTTCAAGGCCTATTTCGATCCCAAGGATGTCAAGCTTCCCCAAGTCAATAGTAAATCATTGGACCATTTCCAGCTCGAGACCGACGAAGGACAAGCAAATCAAGCGAAAAGTCTGCGACAGCTTGTGCTCGATGCCATCGTCAGCAATTGGAACG AGTTGCCGCTCTACCGTCAGCTGCGACGACGCCAGGACCGTAACTATATACTCAGCCAGCTGGATacgcagctgccgctgcagttgctcAGCTCTCACATCCGTGACGATTACTTCTGGCGGCGCTGCTATGAGCTGCGCTGGCGCTTGGCGCCAATGCAGGCGCGCGGCAGGGAACGGCGCTGGATTAACATTTACATGGAGCGACATGTGCAggagtttattgaaaatatgcAAACCGGCGACTACGAGCAGGATGGCAATGTGCAGGCCGCCTTGGACATCTGTGCGGCGTACATAAATCAACTCGAGATAAATCTGTTACAGCCCCCGCCGCCAGGCAGCGAGAGCAATG ATCACATTCCGCTTGATTACCTGCTGAGCAATCTGCCGGACTTACGCCGACTGCGGCTGAGCTACAGCACGAAGACAGCGGGCATCAATTACCAAATAGGCTGCAATCAACTGACGGCCCGTGACAtactgctgctggccaaggGACTTAGCCAATGCTATGAGCTGCGCAAGTTTTG CCTGCACAATACAAAGTTGTTGGCGTATCAGCTGCGCTTTCTGGCACATAGCCTGGACAAGGGCTGTCACCACCTGAAGGAGCTATCGTTGCTGCACTGTGCGGTTGGCGATGCGGGCATACGCTGTTTCCTTGAAACCTGCGGCAAGGAATCCTTTGCCACTCTGACTGACCTCGACTTGACCAACAATAAAATTA CGGAGGAGGGCGCCTACACGCTCAGCCGAACTTTGACACATGTGCCCCTTCAGCGTCTCGTGCTACGCCTGAATCCCATACAAAGCGATGGCGCCGCTGCCATCTTTAACACGCTGCAGCTGATGCCCATCAGGCAACTGGACATGGCCAGCTGTTTCATCAGCGAAAGCATTACCAAGTTGTTCATGATACTGATATGCCAGCAGAAGACATTGCTCTGCATTGATCTATCAAACAATTATTTGGGCGAG GATTTTGGCAAACATTTGCTGAAGATCATAAACTGTAACAAAATGCTCGAAGAGTTAGATCTACGCAACACGGGCGTTCCCTTGGCCACACGCCGTAAATTTCAAGAGATTCTAATCAAAAATGCCGAACGCAAGAAGCACGAGGCattaaagcaacaaaaacgagATCAATTCAACGCTATGATTAAATTTTAG
- the LOC26531311 gene encoding uncharacterized protein isoform X2 — protein sequence MELNLFISIAFVCLVYVIRFGNIDANPLKSPANNTKQYGTKFRQNISTPNTKVLDDHEVAEDRHNIRMFQKHNSHNPAELTKFIKDSVRPRAGEGGDETVTTKKDEKDEAGGGSAGGAGGGGSAGGGESAGGGGGGGGGESGAGGGGGKEADTTKTVGEWTVSVPRFKTDSMGNWVYNPWGVTYGKVWEDTRFNIHSLVTIPRIIVDKFPFVNYHPYNKTLDKVCLGRSTIYNKPKGHYDGSTKEPF from the exons ATGgagttaaatttatttataagtattgCCTTCGTCTGTCTAGTATAT GTAATTCGTTTCGGTAATATTGACGCCAATCCATTAAAAAGTCCTGCAAATAACACAAAGCAATACGGAACAAAGTTTCGACAAAATATCTCTACGCCCAATACAAAAGTTTTAGACGATCATGAGGTCGCAGAAGACAGGCATAACATACGAATGTTTCAGAAACATAACTCTCATAACCCGGCTGAACTGACCAAGTTCATCAAGGATTCGGTGCGACCCCGGGCTGGGGAAGGCGGTGATGAGACTGTGACTACAAAGAAAGATGAGAAAGATGAAGCAGGTGGTGGAAGTGCAGGAGGTGCGGGAGGTGGTGGAAGTGCAGGAGGTGGAGAAAGTGCAGGAGGTGGAGGTGGTGGAGGAGGTGGAGAAAGTGGAGCAGGTGGAGGAGGAGGTAAGGAAGCGGATACTACAAAGACTGTCGGCGAATGGACTGTATCGGTGCCCAGATTCAAAACTGATTCCATGGGCAATTGGGTCTACAATCCATGGGGTGTCACTTATGGAAAAGTATGGGAGGATACGCGCTTTAACATCCACTCGCTCGTTACCATCCCAAGGATTATTGTTGATAAATTCCCATTCGTAAATTATCACCCATACAA cAAGACATTGGATAAAGTGTGCCTCGGAAGGTCTACAATCTATAATAAACCCAAG GGCCATTATGATGGATCTACGAAGGAGCCTTTTTAG
- the LOC26531311 gene encoding uncharacterized protein isoform X1 has protein sequence MELNLFISIAFVCLVYVIRFGNIDANPLKSPANNTKQYGTKFRQNISTPNTKVLDDHEVAEDRHNIRMFQKHNSHNPAELTKFIKDSVRPRAGEGGDETVTTKKDEKDEAGGGSAGGAGGGGSAGGGESAGGGGGGGGGESGAGGGGGKEADTTKTVGEWTVSVPRFKTDSMGNWVYNPWGVTYGKVWEDTRFNIHSLVTIPRIIVDKFPFVNYHPYNKTLDKVCLGRSTIYNKPKVMNWIKIHRYYNPHKNRAIMMDLRRSLFRKGNPEECHTKDFIKFRDFHECMLRRHQRMEYLLPKYPIHQI, from the exons ATGgagttaaatttatttataagtattgCCTTCGTCTGTCTAGTATAT GTAATTCGTTTCGGTAATATTGACGCCAATCCATTAAAAAGTCCTGCAAATAACACAAAGCAATACGGAACAAAGTTTCGACAAAATATCTCTACGCCCAATACAAAAGTTTTAGACGATCATGAGGTCGCAGAAGACAGGCATAACATACGAATGTTTCAGAAACATAACTCTCATAACCCGGCTGAACTGACCAAGTTCATCAAGGATTCGGTGCGACCCCGGGCTGGGGAAGGCGGTGATGAGACTGTGACTACAAAGAAAGATGAGAAAGATGAAGCAGGTGGTGGAAGTGCAGGAGGTGCGGGAGGTGGTGGAAGTGCAGGAGGTGGAGAAAGTGCAGGAGGTGGAGGTGGTGGAGGAGGTGGAGAAAGTGGAGCAGGTGGAGGAGGAGGTAAGGAAGCGGATACTACAAAGACTGTCGGCGAATGGACTGTATCGGTGCCCAGATTCAAAACTGATTCCATGGGCAATTGGGTCTACAATCCATGGGGTGTCACTTATGGAAAAGTATGGGAGGATACGCGCTTTAACATCCACTCGCTCGTTACCATCCCAAGGATTATTGTTGATAAATTCCCATTCGTAAATTATCACCCATACAA cAAGACATTGGATAAAGTGTGCCTCGGAAGGTCTACAATCTATAATAAACCCAAGGTAATGAACTGGATAAAGATCCACAGATATTACAATCCGCACAAAAACAGGGCCATTATGATGGATCTACGAAGGAGCCTTTTTAGGAAGGGAAACCCAGAGGAATGCCACACAAAAGATTTTATTAAGTTTAGAGATTTTCATGAGTGCATGTTGAGGCGACATCAGCGCATGGAATATTTACTTCCCAAGTACCCGATTCATCAG ATATGA
- the AttD gene encoding attacin-A codes for MECQTSGDPKTGAASVRCGIMTGDEQVNARAGVFATTNSSAGPVTKGVYGAVNANGHGLSVQHGHTQGFGSSTTVAAQANLLQNNQAALNATGYHTHSRTHDQFGGGLNMQTAGGHSAALGVNHVPQLNMTTMNASGRANLITSPSGNFNLDATANATRHLSGPFRGKSDFGGGLNMKYNF; via the exons atggaGTGTCAGACAAGCGGAGATCCGAAGACGGGAGCAGCCTCTGTGAGATGTGGAATAATGACCGGAGACGAACAAGTCAACGCACGTGCCGGAGTCTTTGCCACGACCAACAGCAGCGCAGGACCAGTCACAAAAGGCGTGTATGGAGCAGTTAATGC CAATGGACACGGCCTATCAGTGCAGCATGGACACACACAAGGCTTCGGCAGTAGCACAACGGTCGCCGCACAAGCGAATCTTCTCCAGAATAACCAGGCAGCGCTGAATGCGACCGGGTATCACACTCACAGTCGCACTCACGATCAATTTGGCGGCGGTCTGAACATGCAAACCGCCGGCGGCCATTCGGCGGCTCTGGGTGTCAACCATGTGCCGCAGCTGAATATGACGACCATGAATGCCAGCGGCAGAGCGAATCTTATTACCTCGCCTAGTGGCAATTTCAATTTGGATGCCACAGCAAATGCTACACGCCACCTCAGCGGTCCATTCAGAGGCAAGTCCGATTTTGGAGGCGGCCTGAATATGAAATATAACTTTTAG